A DNA window from Aquarana catesbeiana isolate 2022-GZ linkage group LG01, ASM4218655v1, whole genome shotgun sequence contains the following coding sequences:
- the LOC141133178 gene encoding olfactory receptor 5P58-like, translating to MAFQNNTKVTDFILLGFSLSSDLKKVLFTLTLASYSITLLANMLIITIVRVNSQLHIPMYIFLSHFSLMEMGYTTVIIPKMLQGLLYETVTISIHGCLTQFYFIFFSGSLENILLAIMGYDRYLAICNPLRYSSIMTHYVCYQLAFVSWIGGCLIPLMPTVWVSKLFFCDHRKIDHYFCDFGPLVKLSCSDTSIAVKTFFGQAFILILSCCLVILVSYIFIVTTILTMSSTRSRWKAFSTCASHLTVVTIFYGTIIFTYVRPSNGNSSYIDKIVSVFYSVVTPLLNPIIYSLRNSSIKLAIQNTIKKRL from the coding sequence ATGGCATTCCAGAATAACACGAAAGTTACAGACTTTATTTTGCTTGGATTCTCCTTGTCTTCGGATTTAAAAAAAGTTCTCTTCACCTTAACACTGGCTTCCTATTCTATTACCTTGTTGGCCAACATGCTAATTATTACAATCGTTCGTGTGAACTCACAGCTTCATATACCCATGTATATTTTTCTCAGTCACTTCTCTCTGATGGAAATGGGCTACACAACTGTTATCATCCCAAAAATGTTGCAAGGTCTCTTGTATGAGACTGTAACTATATCCATACATGGGTGTCTGACCcagttttactttatatttttttccgGTTCTCTAGAAAATATTCTTCTGGCTATTATGGGATATGACCGTTACCTGGCTATTTGTAATCCCTTACGTTACTCATCAATAATGACCCACTATGTTTGCTATCAATTGGCCTTTGTATCCTGGATAGGTGGATGTCTTATTCCCTTAATGCCAACAGTTTGGGTGtcaaagttatttttttgtgatcaCAGAAAAATTGACCATTACTTTTGTGATTTTGGACCATTGGTAAAGTTATCCTGTTCTGATACCTCAATAGCAGTCAAGACGTTCTTTGGACAGGCTTTTATACTAATATTAAGCTGTTGTCTTGTAATCTTAGTGTCATATATCTTCATTGTGACCACCATTCTTACAATGTCTTCCACTAGAAGTCGTTGGAAAGCTTTCTCTACTTGTGCATCACATCTTACAGTTGTAACTATATTCTATGGAACAATTATTTTTACATATGTAAGACCTTCAAATGGAAATTCATCTTACATAGACAAAATCGTATCTGTATTTTATTCTGTTGTGACCCCATTGCTCAATCCTATCATTTACAGCCTAAGAAATTCAAGTATTAAGTTAGCAatacaaaacacaataaaaaaacgaCTGTGA